One window of the Dreissena polymorpha isolate Duluth1 chromosome 5, UMN_Dpol_1.0, whole genome shotgun sequence genome contains the following:
- the LOC127832024 gene encoding neprilysin-1-like isoform X1, with product MNGNSKHYMLANGETVITFEPNSHQGRPCCGRTTLEIVLLFIALIFIGISAALVIVLVMRPNIETIKTITITEYPPASNSVRQDDKKTETLCLTQDCVKAAVRLMEAMNDSIDPCENFFDYACGSWNRMNEIPEDRSSYDTFSKLRDNLDMQLKELLEEPELPGESEGTVKAKRLYASCINEAMIDQRDLGPAIALINDLGGWPVTMGTNWRNEDFDLIGLLAKLRLYNNKLLIDQWVGPDDKNSDIYVIQLDQAELGMSSRDYYMSGRDDPHIVAYEQFAVDTAILFGANASRAKAEMADVIDFEIRLANITVPQGELRDSEALYNKMTIAELQKMIPHFNWVRYLTEIFARAEVSINVTDHVVVLAPVFFSNLTQLLSITENRTLANYLIWRIMKNRVDNLPKKYRELQVEYIKIIMGYSSETSRWRDCVTYVNNNLGNAVGRLFISRHFDENAKKNALEMIKDIRRAIEELLSEVPWMDQRTKKLAKEKADVMQEKIGFPGYILNDTFLDNEYKNIHFHTDTYFENILNNVRGIALSNLQMYNKPVDKTLWSAFPAIVNAFYSATMNQMTLPAGILQPPFYNKGYPKSLNYGGIGMVIGHEITHGFDDRGRQYDKNGNLQQWWDDHVIAAFKAQAKCIIEQYGNFTVEKIGLQLNSVQSQGEDIADNGGLTAAFRAYRMWKAEHGGSEPDLPGLTHLSNDQLFFLNFAQVWCGNTRPEALRNRILTGVHNPGRYRVIGTLQNSLEFRKAFQCPTGSYMAPSKRCSIW from the exons ATTTTTATCGGCATCAGCGCAGCACTCGTGATTGTGTTAGTCATGAGACCGAATATCGAAACAA TAAAGACGATAACCATCACCGAGTATCCACCAGCAAGCAACTCGGTGCGTCAGGATGACAAGAAAACTGAAACTCTGTGCCTTACACAAGATTGTGTAAAAGCCG CCGTGCGGCTTATGGAAGCTATGAACGACAGTATTGATCCGTGCGAGAACTTCTTCGACTACGCTTGCGGTTCCTGGAACCGCATGAACGAGATACCCGAGGACCGGTCCAGCTACGACACCTTCTCGAAGCTTCGAGATAATCTCGATATGCAGTTGAAAG AATTATTAGAAGAGCCAGAACTGCCGGGTGAAAGTGAGGGGACGGTCAAGGCAAAGCGTCTGTATGCTTCGTGTATAAACGAGG CTATGATTGACCAGCGCGATCTTGGGCCGGCTATAGCTTTAATAAACGACCTTGGAGGCTGGCCCGTTACCATGGGAACCAACTGGCGAAACGAAGATTTTGATCTCATTGGCCTTTTAGCGAAGCTCCGTCTCTATAACAACAAGCTTTTGATTGACCAATGGGTGGGGCCGGACGATAAAAACTCGGACATTTATGTCATACAG CTGGACCAGGCGGAGTTGGGAATGTCGTCACGTGACTATTACATGTCGGGTCGCGATGACCCGCACATCGTGGCGTACGAGCAGTTTGCAGTGGACACCGCCATCTTGTTCGGTGCCAACGCTTCACGCGCTAAGGCGGAAATGGCGGATGTGATTGACTTCGAGATACGACTTGCCAAT ATTACGGTGCCCCAAGGTGAATTGCGAGACAGCGAGGCGCTCTACAACAAAATGACGATAGCAGAGCTTCAGAAAATGATACCTCAT TTTAACTGGGTACGTTACCTGACGGAGATATTCGCGCGTGCTGAAGTCAGCATCAACGTAACGGATCACGTCGTCGTTCTCGCGCCTGTGTTTTTCTCGAATCTCACGCAGCTCCTGTCTATAACAGAAAACAG GACATTGGCCAACTACCTCATTTGGAGAATCATGAAAAATCGCGTGGACAATCTACCCAAGAAGTATCGGGAGTTACAAGTCGAATACATAAAA ATAATCATGGGCTACAGCAGCGAGACCTCAAGATGGCGTGACTGTGTCACATACGTGAACAACAATCTGGGCAATGCGGTCGGCCGGCTGTTTATAAGCAGGCATTTTGACGAGAATGCAAAGAAAAAC GCTTTAGAGATGATAAAGGATATTCGGCGGGCCATAGAAGAACTGCTATCAGAAGTACCCTGGATGGACCAGCGAACAAAGAAACTTGCAAAAGAAAAA GCCGACGTTATGCAAGAGAAGATAGGCTTTCCAGGCTATATCCTGAATGACACATTTCTCGACAATGAATACAAAAAT ATACATTTCCATACGGACACGTACTTTGAGAACATCCTCAACAATGTCCGGGGTATCGCGCTAAGCAATTTACAAATGTACAACAAACCGGTTGATAAGACGTT ATGGTCAGCGTTTCCTGCAATAGTGAACGCCTTCTACAGCGCTACCATGAATCAGATGA CCCTGCCGGCAGGTATCCTGCAGCCCCCGTTCTACAACAAGGGCTACCCGAAGTCTCTCAACTACGGCGGTATAGGCATGGTCATCGGTCACGAGATCACGCATGGATTTGATGACAGAG GTCGCCAGTACGACAAGAACGGTAACCTGCAGCAGTGGTGGGACGATCACGTGATCGCGGCGTTCAAGGCGCAGGCCAAGTGCATCATAGAGCAGTACGGAAACTTCACAGTGGAAAAGATAGGTTTGCAGCTGAATAGCGTGCAGTCACAGGGCGAGGACATCGCGGACAACGGGGGGCTTACTGCAGCATTCAGG GCATACCGGATGTGGAAGGCGGAACACGGCGGCTCGGAACCGGATCTGCCCGGTCTGACCCACCTCAGTAACGACCAGCTGTTTTTTCTCAACTTTGCACAG gTATGGTGTGGCAACACGCGACCAGAAGCTCTCAGAAACAGGATCCTAACGGGCGTGCATAACCCAGGCAGATACAg AGTAATTGGAACGTTGCAGAACTCTTTAGAGTTTCGCAAGGCGTTCCAGTGTCCGACAGGGTCATACATGGCACCCTCGAAAAGATGCAGTATATGGTGA
- the LOC127832024 gene encoding neprilysin-4-like isoform X2 — MQLKELLEEPELPGESEGTVKAKRLYASCINEAMIDQRDLGPAIALINDLGGWPVTMGTNWRNEDFDLIGLLAKLRLYNNKLLIDQWVGPDDKNSDIYVIQLDQAELGMSSRDYYMSGRDDPHIVAYEQFAVDTAILFGANASRAKAEMADVIDFEIRLANITVPQGELRDSEALYNKMTIAELQKMIPHFNWVRYLTEIFARAEVSINVTDHVVVLAPVFFSNLTQLLSITENRTLANYLIWRIMKNRVDNLPKKYRELQVEYIKIIMGYSSETSRWRDCVTYVNNNLGNAVGRLFISRHFDENAKKNALEMIKDIRRAIEELLSEVPWMDQRTKKLAKEKADVMQEKIGFPGYILNDTFLDNEYKNIHFHTDTYFENILNNVRGIALSNLQMYNKPVDKTLWSAFPAIVNAFYSATMNQMTLPAGILQPPFYNKGYPKSLNYGGIGMVIGHEITHGFDDRGRQYDKNGNLQQWWDDHVIAAFKAQAKCIIEQYGNFTVEKIGLQLNSVQSQGEDIADNGGLTAAFRAYRMWKAEHGGSEPDLPGLTHLSNDQLFFLNFAQVWCGNTRPEALRNRILTGVHNPGRYRVIGTLQNSLEFRKAFQCPTGSYMAPSKRCSIW, encoded by the exons ATGCAGTTGAAAG AATTATTAGAAGAGCCAGAACTGCCGGGTGAAAGTGAGGGGACGGTCAAGGCAAAGCGTCTGTATGCTTCGTGTATAAACGAGG CTATGATTGACCAGCGCGATCTTGGGCCGGCTATAGCTTTAATAAACGACCTTGGAGGCTGGCCCGTTACCATGGGAACCAACTGGCGAAACGAAGATTTTGATCTCATTGGCCTTTTAGCGAAGCTCCGTCTCTATAACAACAAGCTTTTGATTGACCAATGGGTGGGGCCGGACGATAAAAACTCGGACATTTATGTCATACAG CTGGACCAGGCGGAGTTGGGAATGTCGTCACGTGACTATTACATGTCGGGTCGCGATGACCCGCACATCGTGGCGTACGAGCAGTTTGCAGTGGACACCGCCATCTTGTTCGGTGCCAACGCTTCACGCGCTAAGGCGGAAATGGCGGATGTGATTGACTTCGAGATACGACTTGCCAAT ATTACGGTGCCCCAAGGTGAATTGCGAGACAGCGAGGCGCTCTACAACAAAATGACGATAGCAGAGCTTCAGAAAATGATACCTCAT TTTAACTGGGTACGTTACCTGACGGAGATATTCGCGCGTGCTGAAGTCAGCATCAACGTAACGGATCACGTCGTCGTTCTCGCGCCTGTGTTTTTCTCGAATCTCACGCAGCTCCTGTCTATAACAGAAAACAG GACATTGGCCAACTACCTCATTTGGAGAATCATGAAAAATCGCGTGGACAATCTACCCAAGAAGTATCGGGAGTTACAAGTCGAATACATAAAA ATAATCATGGGCTACAGCAGCGAGACCTCAAGATGGCGTGACTGTGTCACATACGTGAACAACAATCTGGGCAATGCGGTCGGCCGGCTGTTTATAAGCAGGCATTTTGACGAGAATGCAAAGAAAAAC GCTTTAGAGATGATAAAGGATATTCGGCGGGCCATAGAAGAACTGCTATCAGAAGTACCCTGGATGGACCAGCGAACAAAGAAACTTGCAAAAGAAAAA GCCGACGTTATGCAAGAGAAGATAGGCTTTCCAGGCTATATCCTGAATGACACATTTCTCGACAATGAATACAAAAAT ATACATTTCCATACGGACACGTACTTTGAGAACATCCTCAACAATGTCCGGGGTATCGCGCTAAGCAATTTACAAATGTACAACAAACCGGTTGATAAGACGTT ATGGTCAGCGTTTCCTGCAATAGTGAACGCCTTCTACAGCGCTACCATGAATCAGATGA CCCTGCCGGCAGGTATCCTGCAGCCCCCGTTCTACAACAAGGGCTACCCGAAGTCTCTCAACTACGGCGGTATAGGCATGGTCATCGGTCACGAGATCACGCATGGATTTGATGACAGAG GTCGCCAGTACGACAAGAACGGTAACCTGCAGCAGTGGTGGGACGATCACGTGATCGCGGCGTTCAAGGCGCAGGCCAAGTGCATCATAGAGCAGTACGGAAACTTCACAGTGGAAAAGATAGGTTTGCAGCTGAATAGCGTGCAGTCACAGGGCGAGGACATCGCGGACAACGGGGGGCTTACTGCAGCATTCAGG GCATACCGGATGTGGAAGGCGGAACACGGCGGCTCGGAACCGGATCTGCCCGGTCTGACCCACCTCAGTAACGACCAGCTGTTTTTTCTCAACTTTGCACAG gTATGGTGTGGCAACACGCGACCAGAAGCTCTCAGAAACAGGATCCTAACGGGCGTGCATAACCCAGGCAGATACAg AGTAATTGGAACGTTGCAGAACTCTTTAGAGTTTCGCAAGGCGTTCCAGTGTCCGACAGGGTCATACATGGCACCCTCGAAAAGATGCAGTATATGGTGA